A stretch of Lactuca sativa cultivar Salinas chromosome 6, Lsat_Salinas_v11, whole genome shotgun sequence DNA encodes these proteins:
- the LOC111919217 gene encoding uncharacterized protein LOC111919217 gives MATTTIASMGTSTCGSMELAASSFTPKYLSSKLQHKEPHWFGFSWNKIRNLNASSRSLRMISNGYSGRGVYRVKKDKDDDKIYRRLDSCLVIPPPKGKKPKAIIKFLGGAFIGAVPEVTYSYLLGLLANEGYLIISVPYNVTFDHSKAATEVYDKFHLCLDSILTSGLPNDDVSSAQLVDLPLYSVGHSNGALLQVLSGSYFSERIPKANAIISYNNRPATEAVPYFEQLGPLVSQLMPVVEASPVSSMAKGAADAWRVFLDTAESMAPDYDPEARVSLNKFVDQLPSVFNQVAQGISEFKPTPNENRECCKNSYNIRKTLLVKFNSDAIDETDLLEETLRPRVEAIGGTLDKISLSGNHITPCIQEPKLQVGDVYTPADAIAQVLKTLSLNETKVLATTISDWFSRIDE, from the exons ATGGCGACAACTACAATAGCATCTATGGGGACAAGTACTTGTGGCTCAATGGAATTGGCTGCATCTTCATTTACTCCCAAGTATTTGAGTTCTAAGTTGCAGCATAAAGAGCCTCATTGGTTTGGATTTTCATGGAACAAAATACGTAATTTAAATGCTTCAAGCCGCTCATTAAGGATGATTTCAAATGGGTATTCTGGGAGAGGTGTTTACAGGGTGAAAAAGGATAAAGATGATGATAAGATATATAGGAGGCTTGATTCTTGTTTAGTTATTCCTCCACCAAAAGGAAAGAAGCCTAAAGCAATCATTAAATTTCTTGGTGGTGCTTTTATTGGAGCAGTTCCTGAAGTTACCTATAG CTATCTTTTAGGGCTATTGGCAAATGAAGGTTATCTTATTATATCTGTGCCATATAATGTGACTTTTGATCACTCAAAAGCTGCTACAGAAGTTTATGACAAGTTTCATTTGTGTTTGGATTCGATTTTAACATCTGGATTGCCTAATGATGACGTGTCATCAGCTCAACTTGTTGATCTTCCTCTTTATTCTGTTGGTCATAG CAATGGAGCCCTACTCCAAGTACTCTCTGGAAGCTATTTCTCTGAGAGGATACCAAAG GCTAATGCCATAATATCATACAACAACAGGCCAGCAACAGAGGCAGTACCTTACTTCGAGCAG TTGGGCCCTCTGGTAAGCCAATTGATGCCTGTTGTGGAAGCATCCCCTGTATCTTCCATGGCTAAGGGCGCTGCag aTGCGTGGAGAGTGTTCCTTGATACGGCGGAATCAATGGCTCCTGATTATGATCCGGAagctagggtttcattaaacaaattTGTTGATCAATTGCCATCGGTTTTTAATCAG GTTGCTCAAGGAATCTCAGAATTCAAGCCAACACCTAATGAGAATCGCGAGTGTTGCAAAAACTCTTATAATATCCGGAAAACACTCCTC GTAAAGTTCAATTCTGATGCGATTGATGAGACTGATCTTCTTGAGGAGACTTTGAGGCCTCGTGTGGAAGCTATTGGTGGAACACTGGATAAAATCTCATTAAGTGGTAACCATATCACACCATGCATCCAG GAACCAAAATTGCAAGTAGGTGATGTATATACTCCAGCAGACGCAATTGCACAAGTGCTCAAGACTCTTTCACTAAACGAGACCAAAGTTCTTGCTACAACCATCTCAGATTGGTTCTCACGCATCGATGAATAA
- the LOC111919216 gene encoding rop guanine nucleotide exchange factor 14, translated as MVLLKRRLNCCTWKRGISNSIDFDQPPERIMTYNGLENCILNANSYEDERITNKLHRSPTESPEEDISSCCSSNNPSGSFFSQWSIMKREQNELDDWDYSESPQQYIHKMSPSYTLQYSDMEVMKEKFGKLLLGEDATGGRNGVSPALALSNAITHLAGTVFGELWKLEPLAEEKKNKWRREMDWLLSPTNYMVELIPAKQCSADGRTLEIMTPKARGDVHLNLPALRKLDSMLIETLDSMTETEFWYEEGGSRAEGRDRNVKQSKRWWLPMPQVPIGGLSNDERKKLLNKGKLVNQIFKAAKSINETVLLEMPIPSIIGEALPKSGKASLGEDLYRVLNRVSSSSSDMINSLNLKSENSALDAINRLEAAIHAWKEKVGEHDSGKSPARTSSWSFKDPVSELDKIELLINQAENLSREIKIRFPNLPQKFLDVMKIQYGKDVAHAILEAYSRVLGNLAFSILTRIGDVSQEDMLSNPDSSNETNRGETISIPSSNTKASSHTLIDKMDNIEGKMNFLKTEEDSHVIFLSE; from the exons GAATTATGACATACAATGGGCTCGAGAATTGCATTTTAAATGCCAACTCATACGAGGATGAACGCATTACAAATAAACTACACAGATCCCCAACCGAGTCACCAGAAGAAgatatatcaagttgttgttcaAGCAATAATCCTTCCGGATCATTCTTTTCTCAATGGAGTATCATGAAAAGGGAACAAAACGAATTGGATGATTGGGACTACTCAGAGAGCCCACAACAATATATTCACAAAATGAGTCCTTCATATACACTTCAATACTCAGATATGGAAGTCATGAAAGAAAAATTTGGAAAGCTTTTGTTGGGTGAAGATGCTACAGGAGGAAGGAATGGTGTTTCTCCTGCTTTGGCATTGTCCAATGCCATAACACATCTAGCTG GAACTGTTTTTGGAGAGCTATGGAAACTTGAGCCATTGGCTgaggagaaaaagaacaagtggaGAAGAGAGATGGATTGGTTGCTTTCTCCAACAAATTATATGGTTGAGTTGATTCCAGCTAAGCAATGTAGTGCAGATGGAAGAACATTAGAG ATAATGACGCCAAAAGCTCGTGGAGACGTTCATCTGAATCTCCCAGCTCTACGAAAGTTAGACTCCATGCTTATT GAAACATTGGATTCAATGACTGAGACGGAATTTTGGTATGAAGAAGGTGGTAGTCGAGCTGAAGGAAGAGATAGGAATGTAAAGCAAAGCAAAAGATGGTGGCTTCCTATGCCACAAGTGCCCATTGGTGGCCTTTCTAATGATGAAAGGAAGAAATTGCTaaataagggtaaattggtcaatcaAATTTTCAAGGCTGCTAAATCAATTAATGAAACTGTCCTGCTCGAAATGCCGATTCCTTCCATCATCGGAGAGGCACTTCCTAAG TCTGGAAAGGCAAGCCTTGGTGAGGATCTTTATAGGGTCCTAAACAGAGTCTCCTCATCATCTTCCGATATGATCAACTCACTGAATTTAAAATCAGAAAACAGCGCTCTTGATGCCATTAACAGATTGGAAGCAGCAATACATGCATGGAAAGAGAAAGTCGGGGAACATGACAGTGGTAAATCTCCAGCAAGAACATCATCATGGTCATTTAAGGATCCCGTTTCAGAACTTGATAAGATAGAGTTGTTAATAAACCAAGCCGAAAATCTTTCACGTGAAATCAAGATCAGATTTCCCAACCTTCCACAGAAGTTTCTCGATGTCATGAAAATCCAATACGGAAAG GATGTTGCACATGCGATCTTAGAAGCTTATTCTCGTGTTCTTGGAAACTTGGCATTTAGTATTCTAACAAGAATAGGAGACGTCTCTCAAGAAGACATGTTAAGCAATCCCGATTCCTCAAATGAAACAAATAGGGGGGAAACTATTTCTATACCTAGTTCAAATACAAAGGCTTCAAGCCACACACTAATTGATAAAATGGATAACATAGAAGGGAAGATGAATTTTTTAAAAACAGAAGAGGATTCTCATGTTATATTTTTAAGCGAGTAA